The genomic stretch CGAGAATTGTTTTTTTCATTGTGTTCTTCCCCCGAATAAACAACCCAGTTATAGCAAAACTGTGCCTCTACAATCCGAGCTCTGCACCAACAAGTTCAACGCGTCTCACCCTACAAATTTTTGCCTTGTTCACAAAATGAATAATAAGAACAGGTTATCTCCGTTTGAAGGCAACAAAAAAGGGAAGCTGACGCTTCCCTTTTACTTATCTCTTAATCACTTCGAAGAGTAATGAATTACTTTTGAAGCAAAGAAATGTCTGCGATCTGTAGGAACAGGTTACGCAGGTTGTTTAGCAGTGTCAGACGGTTCTTCTTAAGTGCTTCGTCGTCTGCCATTACCATTACGTTATCGAAGAACGCATCCACTGGTTCACGTAGGTCAGCTAGCTTGCTTAGGGCTTCTTGGTAGTTACCTGTAGCAAATGCTGGCTCTAGCGCTTCTGTCATTACTTCAACGCTTTCTGCTAGTGCTTTCTCTGCGTCTTCTTGTAGAAGTGCTAGGTCAATTTCTTCTGCTAGTTCGCCGTCGAATTTCGCTAGGATGTTACCTACACGTTTGTTCGCTGCTGCTAGAGACTCTGCTGCTTCTAGTTCACGGAAGTGAGAAACCGCTTTTACACGTTGGTCGAAATCTGCTGGTTTCGTTGGGCGACGCGCTAGTACAGCTTGAATGATGTCTACGCTGAAGCCTTCGTCTTGGTACCAAGCACGGAAACGACCAAGCATGAACTCGATAACGTCTTGTTCAACGTTGTCGTTGGTTAGGCGGTCGCCGAACAGTGACTTCGCTTTCGCTACTAGGTCAACAAGATCTAGGTTGTAGCCGTATTCAACGATGATACGTAGTACACCTAGAGATGCGCGACGTAGTGCGAATGGGTCAGAACCTTTAGGCGCTTGACCAATACCGAAGATACCGACGATTGTGTCTAGCTTGTCAGCCATTGCAACTGCGGTTGAAACGCCGTTAGATGGCAGTTCATCACCTGCGAAACGAGGCATGTATTGCTCATTCAGTGCTACTGCAACTTCTTCTGCTTCACCGTCGTGGCGAGCGTAGTGCATGCCCATCACACCTTGAGTATCCGTGAATTCGAATACCATTGAGGTCATTAGGTCACATTTTGCTAGTAGACCAGCACGCTTTGATTTCTCAACGTCAGCACCGATTTGCTCAGCAATGTAGCCTGCAAGTTCAGTGATGCGGTCTGTTTTGTCTTTGATCGTACCCAGTTGCTGTTGGAAGATCGCTTGTTCTAGTTCAGGCAGACGGTCGATAAGCGGACGCTTACGGTCTGTATTGAAGAAAAACTCTGCGTCAGCAAGACGAGGACGAACCACTTTCTCGTTACCTTCAATTACGTAACGAGGCTCTTTTGATTCGATGTTCGATACGAAGATGAAGTTAGGTAGTAGCTTCTTGTTTTCATCGTAAACAGGGAAGTATTTTTGGTCACCTTTCATAGTGTAAACCAACGCTTCAGAAGGCACTTTTAGGAACTCTTCTTCAAACTTCGCTGTTAGAACTACTGGCCATTCAACCAGAGACGTTACTTCTTCTACTAGGTCATCTTCTAGATCAGCGATACCGCCAACCGCTGCTGCCGCTTTTTGTGCGTCAGCTAGGATGATTGCTTTACGCGCTTCGTAATCTGCCATTACTTTACCGCGCTCTTCTAGGATCGCAGGGTATTGCTCAGCAGAATCGATAGTGAACTCTTTTTCACCCATGAAGCGGTGACCACGGATAGTGCGGTCTGAAGCGACACCAAGGATCTCGCCTTCGATTAGATCGCTGCCCATTAGCATGGTTAGCGTCTTAACTGGACGGATAAATTGAGTCGTTTTGTTACCCCAGCGCATTGGTTTTGCGATAGGTAGGTTTGCTAGTGCTTTTGCTGCAAGTTCAACTACGATCTCAGACGTTGGCTGACCTTTCACTTCTTGTTTGAACAGTAGCCATTCGCCTTTGTCGGTTACCATGCGATCAGCTTGGTCAACCGTGATGCCACAACCGCGTGCCCAGCCTTGAGCTGCTTTGGTCGGGTTGCCTTCCGCGTCAAATGCTGCAGAAACCGCAGGACCACGTTTTTCAACAACTTTGTCTGATTGGCTTTCTGCCAATGCTGCGACTTTTAATGCAAGACGACGAGGTGCCGCGAACCATTTTACGCCTTCGTGAGCAAGCTCAGCGCCTTTTAGTTCTGCTTCGAAGTTTGCTGCGAATGCTTCAGCTAGAGTACGAAGTTGCGTTGGTGGTAGCTCTTCTGTACCTAGCTCGATTAGAAATTCTTTTGCCATGTTACTCTACCCCTTAC from Vibrio parahaemolyticus encodes the following:
- the glyS gene encoding glycine--tRNA ligase subunit beta; the protein is MAKEFLIELGTEELPPTQLRTLAEAFAANFEAELKGAELAHEGVKWFAAPRRLALKVAALAESQSDKVVEKRGPAVSAAFDAEGNPTKAAQGWARGCGITVDQADRMVTDKGEWLLFKQEVKGQPTSEIVVELAAKALANLPIAKPMRWGNKTTQFIRPVKTLTMLMGSDLIEGEILGVASDRTIRGHRFMGEKEFTIDSAEQYPAILEERGKVMADYEARKAIILADAQKAAAAVGGIADLEDDLVEEVTSLVEWPVVLTAKFEEEFLKVPSEALVYTMKGDQKYFPVYDENKKLLPNFIFVSNIESKEPRYVIEGNEKVVRPRLADAEFFFNTDRKRPLIDRLPELEQAIFQQQLGTIKDKTDRITELAGYIAEQIGADVEKSKRAGLLAKCDLMTSMVFEFTDTQGVMGMHYARHDGEAEEVAVALNEQYMPRFAGDELPSNGVSTAVAMADKLDTIVGIFGIGQAPKGSDPFALRRASLGVLRIIVEYGYNLDLVDLVAKAKSLFGDRLTNDNVEQDVIEFMLGRFRAWYQDEGFSVDIIQAVLARRPTKPADFDQRVKAVSHFRELEAAESLAAANKRVGNILAKFDGELAEEIDLALLQEDAEKALAESVEVMTEALEPAFATGNYQEALSKLADLREPVDAFFDNVMVMADDEALKKNRLTLLNNLRNLFLQIADISLLQK